GGTTTGAAGATGCTAGTCCacttgcatttggaaaggaaCAGATTGAAATACCTCCTACCAAACGTATTTCTCCACACTCCATCTCTTGGATCACTCAGTCTGAATAATAACAACTTCGGCAAAATTGAAGATGGGTTGTTTTCTAGCCTCTCTCATCTCTGGTACCTCAACCTGGGATGGAACAATCTGGCAGTTTTGCCTGCTACAGTATTTTACGACTTACCAAACTTAAAGGAGCTTATTTTGGCAGGAAATAGACTAACTTACCTGCAGCCCCAGCTATTTGTAAATTTGGTCGAGCTAAAGGAACTTGATTTATCAGGAAATTTGTTAAGAGGCATTAAGGGGAATATCTTTGTGAAGCTGCAAAAGCTTCAGAAGCTTTATATGAGTCATAATCAGATCAGCACCATTGTACCAAGAGCTTTTATGGGAATGAAATCACTTCGATGGTTAGACTTGTCCCACAATCGCATTACAGTACTACATGAAGAAACATTCTCTGGGCTTCTAAATCTGCATGTACTTCGAATGCTCAACAATTCCGTCACACAGTTGAAGCACAGGACATTCAGAGAACTTCAGTTTCTGGAGGAACTCCAGCTTGGGTACAACAAAATCATAAGCCTTTCTGAGAATGTATTTGATGGGTTAGTACAATTGGAAGTCCTCACACTAAACAATAATCAGATTCAGCAGATCAAACCAGGTACATTTGCTGGCCTTCGTGAGGTAGCTGTACTGAATCTATCCAGCAACTCCTTAAAGAATTTACCAGATCACTCATTTAAAGGTCTTATTAATCTACATAGCctgcatttagaaaataatgCATTCACTAGAATTCAACCAAACACATTTTCTGGATTATTCTCCCTTCGAAGACTCTTCATGCAAAGCAATTACATTTCAGTCATTGACAATCAGAGCCTCAGTGACTTAAAACAGCTTTCAGAACTGGATTTCAGATACAACAAACTAATACAGATATCTCCTCAGGCCTTTGCTGGTGTACCAAATCTCGAATATCTACTATTGAAGTGCAATGAACTTCAACAAATTTCTGAAACCACCTTTCAGCCTTTTCAACGCCTTTCGTGGCTTGACTTATCGGAGaactttattgagttttttgataaTTACACTCTTACACC
The Stegostoma tigrinum isolate sSteTig4 chromosome 23, sSteTig4.hap1, whole genome shotgun sequence DNA segment above includes these coding regions:
- the LOC125462443 gene encoding insulin-like growth factor-binding protein complex acid labile subunit, with amino-acid sequence MVPGMAALYTFRRTPVLLCSSTPDNKILIQLPYNRPEQVKFKYALSQNFLPVSNCPKAGMCLIDELMIPKVVTALADFDWDNSGDTFGLNAFVHEKWKIESNVPVLVATKWSWFVACINWSQTEGNWDLQHFLQKRLVGKMHKPVEFCLVSVIVWQWCIPLLGTEPQLPLEGSSDENFNCPEVCTCIFDDYSEELNVYCSSRNYTHIPNDLPFNAKAIWFDANNFTVLQSHAFMNMSNLDFLNLENSYILTVEQHAFYGLKMLVHLHLERNRLKYLLPNVFLHTPSLGSLSLNNNNFGKIEDGLFSSLSHLWYLNLGWNNLAVLPATVFYDLPNLKELILAGNRLTYLQPQLFVNLVELKELDLSGNLLRGIKGNIFVKLQKLQKLYMSHNQISTIVPRAFMGMKSLRWLDLSHNRITVLHEETFSGLLNLHVLRMLNNSVTQLKHRTFRELQFLEELQLGYNKIISLSENVFDGLVQLEVLTLNNNQIQQIKPGTFAGLREVAVLNLSSNSLKNLPDHSFKGLINLHSLHLENNAFTRIQPNTFSGLFSLRRLFMQSNYISVIDNQSLSDLKQLSELDFRYNKLIQISPQAFAGVPNLEYLLLKCNELQQISETTFQPFQRLSWLDLSENFIEFFDNYTLTPLTKLKYLNLKDNSLNHFPQHFLEQSTQLEQLLLGGNNWHCDCLLKSLRNYSLKNPHIVPRYFESAIEDDTIIHTYNNITCASPEIIASTDLRDISEDYFGHC